A window from Salvia miltiorrhiza cultivar Shanhuang (shh) chromosome 2, IMPLAD_Smil_shh, whole genome shotgun sequence encodes these proteins:
- the LOC131011851 gene encoding metal transporter Nramp7.2-like isoform X2 — protein sequence MHTTETFFSCTKTQSHTLASCKNMASLQQGSGSGNNSNRIVAVVQTPPAAGDWAAGDKEFDQEDQKPGWKNFLKHVGPGFLVSLAYLDPGNLETDLQAGANHGYELLWVILIGLVFALIIQSLAANLGVSTGKHLAELCKAEYPIFVKYSLWILAELAVIAADIPEVIGTAFALNILFNIPVWVGVLCTGCSTLLLLGLQRYGVRKLELLIAILVFIMAACFFGELSYVKPPAKEVMKGMFVPKLSGQGATGDAIALLGALVMPHNLFLHSALVLSRKIPNSVRGINDACRYFLIESGFALFVAFLINVAVVSVSGTVCLADDLSNENADSCSDLTLNSASFLLKNVLGKSSSTVYAIALLASGQSSTITGTYAGQYIMQGFLELKMRKWTRNLMTRCIAITPSLIVSIIGGSSGAGRLIIIASMILSFELPFALIPLLKFSTSSTKMGPHKNSIYIIVFSWVLGLGIIGINIYYLSTAFVGWIIDNDLPKVGNVFIGILVFPLMAMYIISVIYLMFRKDKVVTFIDPTKFDPTAQAHMENGHQGGTESQNAPYREDLADIPLPN from the exons ATGCACACAACAGAAACCTTCTTCAGCTGCACAAAAACACAGTCACACACACTAGCTAGTTGTAAAAATATGGCAAGCTTGCAGCAGGGGAGTGGCAGTGGGAACAACAGCAACCGTATTGTCGCCGTGGTGCAGACACCGCCCGCCGCCGGTGATTGGGCTGCCGGAGACAAAGAATTCGATCAGGAAGACCAG AAACCAGGGTGGAAAAATTTCTTGAAGCATGTTGGCCCTGGTTTCTTGGTCTCATTGGCTTACCTTGATCCAGGAAATT TGGAAACTGATTTGCAAGCGGGAGCAAACCACGGCTACGAA CTGCTATGGGTGATCCTTATCGGTTTGGTGTTTGCCCTCATAATTCAATCACTTGCGGCAAATCTAGGAGTCAGCACTG GCAAACATTTGGCGGAGCTGTGCAAGGCTGAGTACCCAATATTCGTTAAATACTCGTTGTGGATTCTAGCTGAGCTTGCCGTCATTGCTGCTGACATCCCAGAAG tGATTGGGACGGCATTTGCACTTAACATATTATTCAACATACCAGTTTGGGTTGGGGTTCTCTGCACCGGGTGCAGTACTCTGCTCTTGCTCGGCCTACAAAGATACGGT gtgAGGAAACTTGAATTGTTGATTGCAATATTAGTATTCATAATGGCAGCATGCTTTTTTGGAGAATTAAGCTATGTGAAGCCTCCAGCTAAAGAAGTGATGAAAGGAATGTTTGTGCCTAAGTTGAGCGGCCAAGGCGCTACCGGTGATGCCATTGCGCTGCTCGGTGCCCTCGTTATGCC GCATAATCTTTTTCTTCATTCTGCTCTAGTGCTGTCGAGAAAGATACCTAATTCTGTTCGTGGCATCAAT GATGCTtgtcgatacttcttgattgaGAGTGGATTTGCACTTTTTGTAGCCTTTTTGATAAATGTGGCAGTTGTTTCTGTGTCGGGAACTGTTTGCTTAGCAGATGATCTCTCTAATGAAAACGCAGACAGTTGCAGCGACTTAACACTTAATTCTGCATCTTTCCTCCTCAAG AATGTTTTGGGGAAATCAAGTTCTACTGTTTATGCCATTGCATTGTTGGCCTCGGGACAGAGCTCTACTATCACAGGCACTTATGCAGGTCAATACATCATGCAG GGGTTCTTGGAActaaagatgagaaaatggacTAGAAATTTGATGACAAGGTGCATTGCCATAACACCTAGTCTAATAGTGTCTATAATTGGAGGATCTTCTGGAGCTGGTCGACTCATCATTATTGCATCG ATGATACTATCTTTCGAGCTTCCTTTCGCCCTAATCCCACTTCTCAAGTTCAGCACTAGCTCCACCAAGATGGGACCTCACAAGAACTCCATCTAC ATCATCGTCTTTTCTTGGGTTCTAGGACTGGGGATCATAGGAATCAACATCTACTATCTGAGCACCGCGTTTGTCGGCTGGATTATCGACAACGACTTGCCAAAAGTGGGGAATGTGTTCATTGGAATCCTAGTATTTCCTCTTATGGCAATGTACATTATTTCGGTAATTTATCTCATGTTCCGCAAAGACAAAGTTGTGACATTCATCGACCCCACAAAATTCGACCCCACCGCCCAAGCCCATATGGAAAACGGGCATCAAGGAGGAACTGAATCGCAGAATGCGCCCTATAGAGAGGATCTAGCAGACATCCCATTGCCCAACtag
- the LOC131011851 gene encoding metal transporter Nramp7.2-like isoform X1: MHTTETFFSCTKTQSHTLASCKNMASLQQGSGSGNNSNRIVAVVQTPPAAGDWAAGDKEFDQEDQVQEKPGWKNFLKHVGPGFLVSLAYLDPGNLETDLQAGANHGYELLWVILIGLVFALIIQSLAANLGVSTGKHLAELCKAEYPIFVKYSLWILAELAVIAADIPEVIGTAFALNILFNIPVWVGVLCTGCSTLLLLGLQRYGVRKLELLIAILVFIMAACFFGELSYVKPPAKEVMKGMFVPKLSGQGATGDAIALLGALVMPHNLFLHSALVLSRKIPNSVRGINDACRYFLIESGFALFVAFLINVAVVSVSGTVCLADDLSNENADSCSDLTLNSASFLLKNVLGKSSSTVYAIALLASGQSSTITGTYAGQYIMQGFLELKMRKWTRNLMTRCIAITPSLIVSIIGGSSGAGRLIIIASMILSFELPFALIPLLKFSTSSTKMGPHKNSIYIIVFSWVLGLGIIGINIYYLSTAFVGWIIDNDLPKVGNVFIGILVFPLMAMYIISVIYLMFRKDKVVTFIDPTKFDPTAQAHMENGHQGGTESQNAPYREDLADIPLPN, encoded by the exons ATGCACACAACAGAAACCTTCTTCAGCTGCACAAAAACACAGTCACACACACTAGCTAGTTGTAAAAATATGGCAAGCTTGCAGCAGGGGAGTGGCAGTGGGAACAACAGCAACCGTATTGTCGCCGTGGTGCAGACACCGCCCGCCGCCGGTGATTGGGCTGCCGGAGACAAAGAATTCGATCAGGAAGACCAGGTGCAAG AGAAACCAGGGTGGAAAAATTTCTTGAAGCATGTTGGCCCTGGTTTCTTGGTCTCATTGGCTTACCTTGATCCAGGAAATT TGGAAACTGATTTGCAAGCGGGAGCAAACCACGGCTACGAA CTGCTATGGGTGATCCTTATCGGTTTGGTGTTTGCCCTCATAATTCAATCACTTGCGGCAAATCTAGGAGTCAGCACTG GCAAACATTTGGCGGAGCTGTGCAAGGCTGAGTACCCAATATTCGTTAAATACTCGTTGTGGATTCTAGCTGAGCTTGCCGTCATTGCTGCTGACATCCCAGAAG tGATTGGGACGGCATTTGCACTTAACATATTATTCAACATACCAGTTTGGGTTGGGGTTCTCTGCACCGGGTGCAGTACTCTGCTCTTGCTCGGCCTACAAAGATACGGT gtgAGGAAACTTGAATTGTTGATTGCAATATTAGTATTCATAATGGCAGCATGCTTTTTTGGAGAATTAAGCTATGTGAAGCCTCCAGCTAAAGAAGTGATGAAAGGAATGTTTGTGCCTAAGTTGAGCGGCCAAGGCGCTACCGGTGATGCCATTGCGCTGCTCGGTGCCCTCGTTATGCC GCATAATCTTTTTCTTCATTCTGCTCTAGTGCTGTCGAGAAAGATACCTAATTCTGTTCGTGGCATCAAT GATGCTtgtcgatacttcttgattgaGAGTGGATTTGCACTTTTTGTAGCCTTTTTGATAAATGTGGCAGTTGTTTCTGTGTCGGGAACTGTTTGCTTAGCAGATGATCTCTCTAATGAAAACGCAGACAGTTGCAGCGACTTAACACTTAATTCTGCATCTTTCCTCCTCAAG AATGTTTTGGGGAAATCAAGTTCTACTGTTTATGCCATTGCATTGTTGGCCTCGGGACAGAGCTCTACTATCACAGGCACTTATGCAGGTCAATACATCATGCAG GGGTTCTTGGAActaaagatgagaaaatggacTAGAAATTTGATGACAAGGTGCATTGCCATAACACCTAGTCTAATAGTGTCTATAATTGGAGGATCTTCTGGAGCTGGTCGACTCATCATTATTGCATCG ATGATACTATCTTTCGAGCTTCCTTTCGCCCTAATCCCACTTCTCAAGTTCAGCACTAGCTCCACCAAGATGGGACCTCACAAGAACTCCATCTAC ATCATCGTCTTTTCTTGGGTTCTAGGACTGGGGATCATAGGAATCAACATCTACTATCTGAGCACCGCGTTTGTCGGCTGGATTATCGACAACGACTTGCCAAAAGTGGGGAATGTGTTCATTGGAATCCTAGTATTTCCTCTTATGGCAATGTACATTATTTCGGTAATTTATCTCATGTTCCGCAAAGACAAAGTTGTGACATTCATCGACCCCACAAAATTCGACCCCACCGCCCAAGCCCATATGGAAAACGGGCATCAAGGAGGAACTGAATCGCAGAATGCGCCCTATAGAGAGGATCTAGCAGACATCCCATTGCCCAACtag
- the LOC131011850 gene encoding probable disease resistance protein At4g27220, with product MERMVAQIFESIFSKVGESFLSKVVEQTADNAHNNVKNIKDFEVSLKTLEKKLKSLSAKASDVEEEIKNAELSGRKKRKREVEEWLEQVKSIEKEVVELGSQVDSQGFVMRLMDGGRAPKLNHEVDHLVEQSRNFGELVLDICGNRGEAFLANGMVGEAFNHNLERILQLLEGRKVSSIGIYGMGGVGKTTLAKHINNRLLQQPQRRVLWVTVSQEFTITSLQDKIARLLGVDLSDEDDEGKRAARLHSALSRMKNSVLILDDVWENIDMLKVGCHISVECCRLVITTRSLRVCRQIRCQEVIPVKKLGKDEAWKLFNETLGNEIALGPQVEEIAKSVAKLCDGLPLGIISVAGSMRGETSIHTWTNALAELKECVVGQDGEGEDEVFKVLKYSFDQLNRTHQSLRNEFNTLQLCFLYCSLYPEDYQILKEDLVRKFICEGLMDQRKSRRGQIHQGHSILDKLVNVCLLESGVIFEEYVKMHDLVRGMALKICEGKYMVRAGKYSLIEIPDEHEWTNGLEKVSLMMSGIKRIRDGISPNCPNLSTLILCGSLLDTIPDSFFSKMQRLSSLDLGETDITTLPDSICEMKCLKTLFLDYCYNLENMPYLGNLKALRELNLSYTAIEEVPQGIEELLNLKFLSMDVRTLKILPRGLLLKLGNLQHVKLPFHIQVPIEEIENLKQLEEFSGGVENVNDFNRFITSRVHDTCYRVGVGYIYTARYRYFELYNNELILREVNLKDEKVSGQGVVYLTIIQCQGLSICFVDDFSGLNNPTSLKRVSIESCGGIECILSSDQGQGGSLPPQISTLEEIKLVELEDLKGVVKKEEIGASVAPAEIMFSSLRRLVIHKCSKIGKLGLPVLGVPNLEYIEIEVCGELQEIFEDDERGSVTLSKLKKLSLLELPRLKCVCRAKLICKSIETIEIVQCPSLVKKLPLHLDVSPPPTLRVIVLAEEWWESLEWDSLNLPQLLHPFLQLF from the coding sequence ATGGAGAGAATGGTTGCGCAAATTTTCGAGTCGATTTTTTCAAAGGTGGGGGAGTCATTTTTGTCAAAGGTGGTGGAGCAGACGGCTGATAATGCACACAACAACGTGAAGAATATAAAGGACTTTGAGGTCAGTTTAAAAACtcttgaaaaaaaattgaagtcaTTAAGTGCTAAGGCATCTGATGTGGAGGAGGAGATCAAGAATGCAGAGCTCTCAGGTCGAAAGAAAAGGAAACGAGAAGTTGAGGAATGGTTGGAACAAGTCAAATCCATTGAAAAAGAAGTTGTTGAGTTGGGGAGTCAAGTAGATTCACAAGGATTCGTAATGAGGTTGATGGATGGAGGAAGAGCACCAAAACTAAATCATGAAGTTGATCACCTTGTTGAGCAAAGTCGGAATTTTGGCGAACTTGTACTTGATATTTGTGGGAATAGGGGCGAGGCATTTTTGGCAAATGGGATGGTTGGTGAAGCATTTAATCATAACTTGGAGAGAATTTTACAACTTTTGGAGGGTAGAAAAGTGTCGAGCATTGGTATTTATGGTATGGGTGGTGTGGGCAAAACGACGCTGGCAAAGCACATAAACAACCGGCTGCTACAGCAACCTCAGAGACGTGTGCTTTGGGTTACGGTCTCTCAAGAATTTACCATCACAAGTTTGCAAGACAAAATAGCTCGTCTTTTAGGTGTGGACCTTTCAGATGAGGATGATGAAGGCAAGAGGGCAGCGAGGCTGCATAGCGCATTATCTCGGATGAAGAATTCAGTGCTCATATTGGATGATGTGTGGGAAAATATTGATATGTTAAAGGTGGGATGCCACATCTCTGTGGAGTGTTGTAGGTTGGTTATAACAACTCGCTCGTTAAGAGTGTGCCGTCAAATTCGTTGCCAAGAAGTAATTCCAGTGAAAAAACTAGGCAAGGACGAGGCGTGGAAGTTATTCAATGAAACATTGGGAAATGAGATAGCACTAGGTCCTCAAGTAGAAGAAATCGCCAAATCTGTAGCAAAATTATGTGATGGTTTGCCCCTGGGAATTATTAGCGTGGCTGGAAGCATGAGGGGCGAGACATCCATTCATACGTGGACAAATGCTCTGGCCGAACTAAAGGAATGTGTCGTGGGGCAAGATGGCGAGGGAGAAGATGAGGTTTTCAAAGTATTAAAATATAGTTTTGATCAGTTGAACAGAACTCATCAAAGCCTGAGAAATGAGTTCAATACGCTTCAACTTTGCTTCCTGTACTGCTCGTTATATCCTGAAGACTACCAAATACTTAAAGAGGATTTGGTTAGAAAATTCATTTGTGAGGGGTTGATGGATCAAAGGAAGAGTAGGAGAGGACAAATTCACCAAGGTCATTCCATATTGGATAAATTAGTGAATGTGTGTTTATTGGAAAGTGGTGTTATTTTTGAGGAATATGTGAAGATGCATGATCTCGTAAGAGGTATGGCACTAAAGATTTGTGAGGGGAAATATATGGTGAGAGCAGGTAAGTACTCTTTAATAGAAATCCCCGATGAACATGAGTGGACAAATGGTCTCGAGAAGGTGTCCTTAATGATGAGTGGCATAAAGAGAATCAGAGATGGAATCTCTCCCAACTGTCCTAATCTCTCAACATTGATCTTATGTGGGAGTCTATTGGATACCATCCCAGATTCATTCTTCTCCAAAATGCAGCGTCTAAGCTCACTCGATTTGGGTGAAACTGACATAACGACGCTGCCAGATTCAATATGTGAGATGAAGTGCCTTAAGACCTTGTTCCTTGACTACTGTTATAACCTTGAAAATATGCCCTACTTGGGGAATCTAAAAGCACTGAGGGAGTTGAACCTCTCATATACAGCCATCGAGGAAGTGCCTCAAGGAATTGAGGAATTGCTCAATCTCAAGTTCCTTTCAATGGATGTGCGTACACTGAAGATACTTCCAAGAGGATTGCTGCTCAAACTCGGGAATCTTCAGCATGTGAAACTCCCATTTCATATACAAGTACCAATAGAAGAGATTGAAAATCTGAAACAGCTGGAGGAGTTCAGTGGAGGAGTGGAAAATGTGAATGATTTTAATCGTTTTATTACAAGTCGGGTGCATGATACTTGCTACAGAGTAGGAGTAGGATACATCTACACTGCTCGCTACAGATATTTCGAATTGTATAATAATGAGTTAATCTTGCGCGAAGTCAACCTTAAAGATGAGAAAGTGTCGGGACAAGGCGTTGTGTACCTGACGATTATCCAATGCCAGGGTCTGAGCATCTGCTTTGTGGATGATTTTTCAGGATTGAACAATCCTACATCCCTCAAGAGAGTGAGCATCGAAAGTTGTGGAGGAATAGAGTGCATTTTGAGTAGTGATCAAGGACAAGGAGGATCACTACCGCCACAAATCTCAACTCTTGAAGAAATTAAGCTGGTGGAGTTGGAGGATTTGAAGGGAGTGGTCAAGAAAGAGGAAATAGGAGCATCGGTTGCACCTGCAGAAATCATGTTTTCCTCTCTTAGAAGGCTAGTTATTCACAAATGTAGCAAGATTGGGAAGCTGGGGTTGCCGGTATTAGGAGTTCCCAACCTTGAATATATTGAAATCGAGGTGTGTGGTGAGCTGCAAGAGATATTCGAAGATGACGAAAGAGGTTCTGTCACCCTCTCCAAATTGAAAAAGTTGAGCTTACTTGAGCTGCCGAGACTGAAGTGCGTATGCAGGGCAAAATTGATTTGCAAATCCATCGAGACCATCGAAATTGTGCAGTGCCCAAGTTTGGTGAAGAAATTGCCTCTGCATTTGGATGTTTCTCCACCACCCACCCTGAGAGTGATAGTGTTGGCGGAAGAATGGTGGGAATCATTGGAGTGGGACAGTCTCAATCTCCCTCAACTCCTCCATCCATTCCTTCAACTCTTCTGA
- the LOC131009643 gene encoding protein FAR1-RELATED SEQUENCE 9-like: MNGCESEEEFETTWLSLIVEHNLSKNRWFSTMYNLRKRWSSAFIRDKFSGGLHATSRSEVTNKIIKDLCSSTSTFYDFVIGFERILKNWRRTEFEEDALCRGTPGMFVQQSGILVQVAELCTRNIFRSFEYESLHTVSVKMTHEPPDLNDEVLVFKVFSRLAVTGFRTVRFNQESEMAWCSCHMWETEGIMCRHLFRVYFHLNMDSVPPEMLLKRWRRDSKERVAPIDDASDEWGTNNLSNTIFVNHNTKRVYDILAECKDDSNCRNAINEYINNMEVALKNLRNEASLGSSDMGSHKSTREQLHRTIKNPIQKRKTRPRRKMFSKYWVGRVAEANKAVLQGQQFIYWHFRKLICDPLTINTCIHADADVDCSQANHNEELDDSDRFSVD; the protein is encoded by the coding sequence ATGAATGGTTGTGAAAGCGAGGAAGAATTTGAAACTACTTGGCTTAGTTTGATTGTAGAGCACAACTTGTCGAAGAATAGATGGTTTTCAACCATGTATAATTTGAGGAAGCGTTGGTCCTCCGCTTTCATTAGAGATAAATTTTCCGGTGGTTTACATGCGACATCTCGAAGTGAAGTTAcgaataaaataatcaaagattTGTGTAGCTCGACCTCTACCTTTTATGATTTTGTCATTGGTTTTGAACGCATTCTGAAAAATTGGCGTCGAACCGAGTTTGAAGAGGACGCTCTGTGTCGTGGAACGCCTGGAATGTTTGTGCAACAAAGTGGCATCTTAGTCCAGGTTGCTGAGCTATGTACCAGGAACATCTTCAGATCTTTTGAGTACGAGTCTCTGCATACAGTTTCAGTTAAGATGACACACGAACCCCCCGACTTAAACGATGAGGTGTTGGTGTTCAAAGTGTTTTCAAGATTGGCAGTAACAGGTTTCCGGACTGTTAGGTTCAATCAAGAATCAGAAATGGCATGGTGTTCGTGCCATATGTGGGAGACTGAGGGCATTATGTGCCGCCACTTATTTAGAGTCTATTTTCATTTGAACATGGATAGCGTTCCACCTGAGATGTTGTTGAAAAGATGGAGGCGTGACTCAAAAGAAAGAGTAGCTCCAATTGATGATGCAAGCGATGAGTGGGGAACAAACAACTTGAGTAACACGATTTTCGTGAACCACAACACGAAACGTGTTTACGACATTTTGGCTGAGTGCAAAGATGATTCAAATTGCCGAAATGCAATCAATGAATACATAAATAACATGGAAGTTGCATTGAAGAATTTGAGAAACGAAGCCAGTTTGGGAAGCAGTGATATGGGGTCACATAAATCCACTCGTGAGCAACTGCATCGGACTATAAAAAACCCCATTCAAAAGAGGAAGACTCGGCCTAGGCGCAAAATGTTTAGTAAATATTGGGTAGGTCGTGTAGCGGAAGCAAATAAAGCAGTACTTCAAGGCCAGCAATTTATTTATTGGCATTTTCGGAAGCTTATCTGCGATCCACTAACTATCAATACTTGTATCCATGCAGATGCAGATGTAGATTGTTCGCAAGCTAACCACAATGAAGAGTTGGACGACTCCGATCGTTTTTCGGTGGATTAG
- the LOC131011852 gene encoding N-glycosylase/DNA lyase OGG1, whose amino-acid sequence MQSPRLFARMKRPKSPLPPTPSTPPTPQQRQSFTKLITSVSRKRRNILQNPQPLPPSEIKWKPLNISKSELYLPLTFPTGQTFRWKKTGPLQYTGPVGHHLISLKQLDDDCVGYFCHFTDSEDSARIDLFDFLNMEISLNSLWDEFRAADARFAELALHLEGARVLRQDPLECLIQFICSSNNNIQRITKMVDFISSKGRFLGNVGGFDFFEFPLLEKLALLSEAELREAGFGYRAKYIVGTIAALQSKPGGGLEWLASLRKLDLQGAVCGLSSLPGVGPKVAACIALFALDQHHAIPVDTHVWKIATRYLIPELAGTSLTPRICNRVADAFVSKYGKYAGWAQTLLFISELPSQKAMLPSSVWDTEGRRSSVEIQVKIETIHQAKEIPRSKRKIRGK is encoded by the exons ATGCAGTCACCGAGATTATTCGCAAGAATGAAAAGACCGAAATCTCCCTTGCCTCCCACTCCTTCAACCCCTCCAACGCCGCAGCAGCGCCAATCCTTCACCAAACTCATCACTTCTGTTTCCAGGAAACGCCGCAACATTCTCCAAAATCCCCAACCACTCCCCCCCTCCGAGATCAAATGGAAGCCCCTCAACATCAGCAAGTCCGAGCTCTACCTGCCGCTCACTTTCCCCACCGGCCAGACCTTCCGGTGGAAGAAAACCGGGCCGCTGCAGTACACCGGCCCCGTCGGGCACCACCTCATCTCCCTCAAACAGCTCGACGACGACTGCGTGGGGTATTTTTGTCATTTCACGGACAGCGAGGACTCCGCGAGAATCGATCTTTTCGATTTTCTGAACATGGAGATTTCGTTGAATTCGCTTTGGGACGAATTTAGGGCTGCCGATGCGAGGTTTGCTGAGCTGGCGTTGCATTTGGAGGGGGCTAGGGTTTTGCGGCAGGACCCCTTGGAATGTTTGATTCAGTTTATTTGCTCGTCCAATAATAATATTCAGAGGATTACGAAGATGGTGGATTTCATCTCGTCCAAGGGGAGATTTTTGGGGAATGTGGGAGGATTCGATTTTTTCGAGTTCCCGTTGCTGGAGAAGCTGGCGCTGCTGTCGGAAGCCGAGCTTAGAGAAGCTGGTTTTGGGTACAg GGCTAAATATATTGTTGGCACCATCGCGGCTTTGCAATCAAAACCTGGAGGAGGTCTGGAGTGGCTTGCTTCTCTTCGTAAATTAGATCTTCAAGGGGCAGTTTGTGGTCTCTCTAGTTTACCTGGTGTCGGTCCGAAGGTTGCTGCGTGCATTGCTCTTTTCGCCTTGGACCAGCATCACGCCATTCCTGTCGATACTCACGTGTGGAAG ATCGCGACCAGGTATCTCATCCCTGAACTGGCAGGGACGAGCCTGACACCTAGGATCTGCAATCGTGTTGCAGATGCTTTTGTGAGCAAATACGGGAAGTATGCTGGCTGGGCGCAAACCCTGCTATTCATCTCCGAACTTCCTTCCCAGAAAGCTATGTTGCCATCAAGCGTCTGGGATACTGAGGGAAGAAGAAGCTCAGTCGAGATTCAAGTCAAAATCGAGACAATACACCAAGCAAAGGAAATTCCCCGCAGCAAAAGGAAAATCAGAGGTAAATGA